In the genome of Sebastes fasciatus isolate fSebFas1 chromosome 23, fSebFas1.pri, whole genome shotgun sequence, the window AACAtacaaaactttatttaaatcaaaCACAAGTTGAGTTTAATAGAGTTGGAAACATGTCTGACTTCCAGCTGGTGATCACTCTGATGGACCAGCTGATGACCTTTGAACTTCCAACATCGCTGCTCCTCAGACCAccacctgacctctgacctctgcctCATTTCCTGTGTGTCCATCTCTAAACACTGATTGGTTCCTGCTGGTTGTTCTGACGTTTGACCACGAAAACCTTCTGACCAGAAACCGTCACGGCGTAGACAAAGTCCTCCAGGATCACTGAGGAGACAAGACAGACCAAGTGAGAGGGTGAACGTCGGGGGAGAGGGTGACAGACCAGGTGGGAGGGTGCACGTCGGGCGAGAGGGTGACAGACCAGGTGGGAGGGTGAACGTTACCTGACATGCGTTTGAAGGGCGGCTCAGCTGATCCAGGTAACCTGAACCGACCGGCTGTTCGAACCATCTGCATCATCACACCTGCTGTGTGTTCATCGTTCTCCAGCTCACCTGCAGACTGAAAcacagggtcaaaggtcagaggggACAcacagggtcaaaggtcagggggGAGATGGACTCATGAAAACTGAAACTATCAGGATATTTGGAATATTTCATAAATTATAATGTATGAAATACAACACACCAAACGCCATTCAAAATCccataaatttaacaatttatcTCGACTCATATGAAACTTAATtctgtaaacattttttttaaataataattaatctcAACACAAAACACGATTCAATAAGACACAAACAGAACAAATAAATCTGTTTAAATCCTTGTTGAAGTAATCCTCGTTGATTTTATAAACGCTTAATTCATCACTTTCAATGAAAGTGACGAACTGATTAAACTGATATTTGAATGAAGTCTGGTTTGGTCTTTTTGGGGATCAATTATCTCATTTTTAGCCATCAAACTTATCCCAATACCAAACACCGTTCAAAACATTCAGCATTTAAAATATGTCCTCTCTACTAAATCTTGTAGAATCTGACTGATGATATTTTGGATCATTGGGAACCAAGCGTTAACTGGGGTTATAAATAATCCAGAGAACAACGCCGAGTCCTTCGGTGACTCCCACCGACCCAAAAGATGTCTTTTCCTTCAACAGAAGAGCTGCAGATTAACCAGCAGTGAAGGGAATGTTAAACAGACAGGAAGTTGAATGGACTCTGGTCTGTTGTTTTGTCACTCACGGCCAGGACTCCGTCCTCACTGATGACCAGGTACCCGAGCTGATCCGGGATCCGGTCCAGACCCGCAGTCAGAGCCGCTGTcgtctgtaaacaaacaggctGGATGAGAGCaagctaactgctaacagctaacaggctAATCAGAGTTAGTAAGAGGCTGTAAAGAGTCACATGAACGTCACACTGAGAGCTGAAATAACTTCAACTTCCTGTTCTGTCTTCATCTTTTCACACACAGAACAGCAAATAAGAGGAACGAGAGTACAGAAACATCAGAGACACCTGAACCTGAACTCAccatccttcttcttcttcttcttcttcttcttctattgtTTTTACAAGTTGTTGCTGCACTTCCGTCTTTCTTGTGATTTTTCACGTGACTGTTGAGGCATTCAATTGCTGTCGGAAATACAAAAGACCACAAtaacacttcttcttcttcatcttcttcttcttcttcttctttttcttattcGGTGTTTagtggcggttggcaaaccatcttagaggtgcattaccaccaccatctggactggagtgtggaacaggagaatgtgcagaaacaaaattaaataataaataataataataatgaggaaactctagattcgtttaactaaatcagtttctcttgAAGGGATTGTTGGTAActtttttaagcgtataaatgtaccgggtcgggatcccatgcgtattcgcatatgcgcgtgtggctacgctctgctcctctgcctgcttgccttcactcacacaccgcgcacgttctcgctccacctctagacgtgcacGTGCGCttactccacactgcagaagagttagtttagctctgagaatatctagtgaatgcacagtggacgtttgtgcagaaataactgctgcagctcctctagACCAAaggaggtttcccgtgtctagtgacggggctccgcagagagaaacgttatcgtgtccgaccgggtgccggtgtcttcctctGGGCgcagtcggagacgataaagtttattttcctgcttcagcctcgaagcaggaaaagccaacactagtatcagcattgattcatagagagaccttcgtcttgtcagctaacattactgccaagcagctgaaatatagagtgatattgtggttttagctgacgtgtgttgcctcactgttttgagcgatgcacgttcatgtctatttagagcaagcacgagcccgacgctgactttcgttgacttcacggccacaggtgtcactgttaacaagcatttctgaaagttacaaatagtccctttaaagactGAATAATTCCACAGTAtatgttatctgctgtattccccaatagacctgacaatgaaaagtcctgatgttttgccttccttagtgactgtaaaaggtgattcctctggatGCTGTCATTCCTGCAGTGGATCAGTACATGTTCAACAGTTTCTGGTTGGTTACAGTGTGTGCATTTCCCAGTTGGGTGCTAGCCTATTCTATATAATGTATGGTTAAGAACTGTATGTCCGATTCTCAGTCCAGTGATGACATTTTCTTCCCTTCCTTTCCAGCCCACCTTTCTCCATGCTCcaacatgtttttgtatattgtaCAGATGCCTTCCAGTTTCATACTGCCATACTGTTTGTGCATATGTCTTGATGAATGGCTTAGCCACCACAATAACATAATGACACATCAACACAAAGAGCATAGAatcaaagagatgaaactctggtgttttttgttttttttacaacagctgctgctgccattttgaactgaaaacgctgattatatttataatattttattgttcaacacaggacatttcagtagaatctgacaatagaatagaaataatataGTTTTACTTTTGCACGGCTCTATGTAGggggacgttttactggcgtttggttgtcgctttcagtcctaaatggcggaagcgtatcTCTACGAACATGAGCAgtaaaaggagaagaagagtcaAACGAGATTAAAGTTTGTACTGTTGAAGATTTGAAGCTTAGATTTACGATGAGCACCTGAAGGCAGCATACTCGGATCTAAACATGACGTCgttgatataatataatatatatattatgtattatatgtatatatatatatatatatatatatatacatattatatatataatacataatatatatataatatctatatatataatatatattatatatataataatgttttaattCATCTGGATGTTATTTAATTAACTTTTTAATTTGATTagtttaatataaataatattattaagttTAGTTTCAGACGTCTGATCGATTATTGATTTGTTGATGACGTGTTTCCGCCACAGCAGTAGAGCGGAAGTTCCGGTCAGCTGACCtcctcacatcacatcacatgaccTGTATCATCTGGCAGTAAGCAGAcctgttttctctcttctctccgttAAACCCTCATATATCTGGAGCTCCGTGATGGCTGGCCGCGGGAAACTGATCGCTGTTATCGGTGACGAGGACACTTGCACCGGCTTCCTGCTCGGTGGGATCGGTGAGCTCAACAAGAACCGGAAACCCAATTTCTTGGTGGTGGAGAAGGACACGAGCATCACGGAGATAGAAGAGACCTTCAAGTAAGATCCTCCATCAAACACACACCATCCTGAGCTCTGCGCCAAACTCCCTTCACAAATCTATTAATTCTACCTTTCACTGTCATATGAAGTCATTGAAGTGATTTATTTCACTGACTGGACATGTTTTAATCCTGAGGGGCCAAGTGTCAACTCGGCATATAAATAATCCCGCTAGCAGCAGATATGAACCACTCTTTGTGATTTTCTAAATGTAGAATTACATTTTCCAGCGTTTATCGGAATATAAAATTGGTTGTAAtatgaatggagtttggtgtggtATCTTTTAGCCTCTCTGGACTCATTTTGTGAAGTGATCAACCTAATCCTCAACCCAAAACCAAAATCCAACAATCAAGCAATTTAAAGTATCATGGCgatattatcaattaattaattgtataAATTaactaaaatattttaatcaccAGGGACCAAATGTAAAATCTGGATATAAATAATTGAGCACACAATGCTGAATTCACCAGTAGCTCCTACCCAGTCAACATCtgtatgtggggcccatgtgggtagtaaatgggctgaaaaatgggccctatatgggattgtccgCGGGTTCCATAATGACCCAATGTCAATTGCCCACATGGATTCCATGCAGGATTACAATGGGTGCTATGTGGGCCCCAACTGGGCAACATACCCAAGACCCGTCCTGGTACCAGCTTTAAGTTCTATGTGGGTACTACATGGGGACTACATGGGCTGAAATGTGAGTTGTAAGAGGGTTTCTCCACAGTTTCTatgttggccccatgcactaatttcccagtagtcacccaactaggacccacacaggtagcccacatggggagGCTACGtgggaccaacttagttgacccaagtgggccccagataagatgcccattttgggcccatacccacttggtaACCAGGTACCAGGTATACCAGGTATAACCAGGtataacccatgtggggcccacataaccatgtgttaatacttaaaatgtctaaatgtctctTTATAATAAGGGCACATTTTCCGATATCAACAGGAATGTTAAATTATAGAaatttgaatggagtttggtctgggttttttttctttggtcaGTAATTACAATTTGAACCTCTTTGGCCTCGTGTTTTGCAAGacaaaaaaatagatttaaCTAATCtgacaccaaactccattcaacaATCCAGCAATTtaacttgtacttgtactggAAGATGTTGAAGACTGTATTTGATTACCAGAACTTGCAAAtgttgtgatgatgatgaaattaAACACTTCTGAATGCCAAATTCTTGAGTAGTTTATTATTAATTCCTAACATATCTTAACTCTTTGTTATACTAAGTGCACATTTGTAACAGTCAAAGTGAGTGTTAAATTGATGGAAATTTGAATGAAGCTGGTGTGTCTGGTTACTATACTCATTCCTGTCCTCCATCTTCTCTGCAGGAGCTTCTTGGCTCGTAACGACATCGGCATCATCCTGATTAACCAGTTCATAGCCGAGATGATCCGCCACGCCATCGACGGCCACATGCAGTCGATCCCGGCGGTGCTGGAGATCCCGTCCAAAGAGCATCCGTACGATGCATCCAAGGACTCTATCCTGCGCCGCGCCAAGGGCATGTTCTCCGCTGAGGACTTCCGATAAACACGAACCTGCCGTGTGATTGATGTAAACGTCCCTGACTCGTTGTTTCTCTGTACAGTGATGGTAGATCAGCCGTATTAAtaactgaatatattgaattgtactCTCATTCCTCTTATTTGTTGTTCTCTGTGTGAAAAGATGAAGACAGAACAGGAAGTTGAAAATGTTTCAGTGTCATGTGACTGAAAGTTTTCCTTCCTCTGAGCTGAAAATATCTACAGCATGTGTTTTATTGAgtcagtttgtgtttgttccagatgttttaaCTTATAAAATTATAACAGATGttgaagaaaataaatgatcTTGTTGTTTGTGACGTTCTGCTCCGTCTGTTTTATTCAAATCCTCATTTCTCAAaaccttttttactttttaatctCTGAAGACAGAACACAACTTGACTGATAACTGGAGTCAGTAAACGTTTATTCTTACATTCAACATCTAACTAACATCTGTCAGCTGTTTTATTTACAGAGTCCCTGAAGGGTTTGTTCCTTCTGATCCAGGACCAGCTAGTGTTCAGTTCAAAGGAAATTATGCTTTTATATCCCATTCATCCTTTGACAGTAAACGCATCACAAATGCCAGAAAGACTTCAACTGACGCAATCATCTTAATGTAaggtatgtatgtatttatatatgtatatatatgtgtatgtatgtatgtgtgtgtatatatatgtgtgtgtatacatacacgtgtatactgtatatatgtaagtgtgtgtatactgtatgtatgtgtgtgtgtatatatgtgtacacacacacacacatatatatatatatatatgtatatacacgtgtatatacgtgtatatacatattcatatacatatagtcacattaaaacaaaatctaTAACCAACGAACCAACAAATGATCTTCAATGACATGCCGATGCTTGTAGCAGATACCAAATGATCACTTTAGTAGGGCGCAGCACCCAACAGGCCCCATGCACATCAGGCACCTGATTGTCAGCACCTGgagctcaaaacaagagtcaataccaacaggagaatacactgttgagcattggcagagaattttgcCAATAAGGCCCGCGCGATAGGGCAAGTTGAAGCTGGTGTTCCACAAAACCAAGTTgcatcctggttgaggaatggaatgccatcccacagcaacgtgtgacctcAGGCCTGTACCACGAAGCAGGATTTTGCGTTAGCAAGGTAACGTAAGGTTAactcagggttttccgtc includes:
- the atp6v1f gene encoding V-type proton ATPase subunit F; translated protein: MAGRGKLIAVIGDEDTCTGFLLGGIGELNKNRKPNFLVVEKDTSITEIEETFKSFLARNDIGIILINQFIAEMIRHAIDGHMQSIPAVLEIPSKEHPYDASKDSILRRAKGMFSAEDFR
- the lamtor4 gene encoding ragulator complex protein LAMTOR4 isoform X2; protein product: MTTAALTAGLDRIPDQLGYLVISEDGVLASAGELENDEHTAGVMMQMVRTAGRFRLPGSAEPPFKRMSVILEDFVYAVTVSGQKVFVVKRQNNQQEPISV
- the lamtor4 gene encoding ragulator complex protein LAMTOR4 isoform X1; its protein translation is MVSSGSGTTAALTAGLDRIPDQLGYLVISEDGVLASAGELENDEHTAGVMMQMVRTAGRFRLPGSAEPPFKRMSVILEDFVYAVTVSGQKVFVVKRQNNQQEPISV